A window of the Thalassospira sp. TSL5-1 genome harbors these coding sequences:
- a CDS encoding YggT family protein, with the protein MQSVLILISTVIKLYIWCLILQAILSWLVAFNVINTSNRFIYMVGDFLYRITEPALRPIRAILPNLGGIDLSPIVLILLLSFAQNLLFELLAPMVYG; encoded by the coding sequence ATGCAATCTGTCCTGATCCTGATAAGCACAGTGATCAAGCTTTATATCTGGTGCTTGATTCTTCAGGCGATCCTGAGCTGGCTGGTCGCGTTTAACGTGATTAATACCAGCAACCGTTTCATTTATATGGTCGGTGATTTTCTCTATCGCATTACCGAACCGGCCTTGCGCCCGATCAGGGCGATATTGCCCAATCTTGGCGGGATCGACCTTTCTCCGATTGTGTTGATTTTGTTGCTGAGTTTTGCGCAGAACCTGCTGTTTGAACTGCTTGCGCCAATGGTATATGGCTAA
- a CDS encoding DUF167 family protein, which produces MAKAAYEVVSDGQQVKLFVRLTPKASRNGLGGVQEDADGQKRLKATVTTVPENGKANDALIKLMAKAAKWPKSAIVIVSGQTDRNKVLLVSGEATQIVAQINQWTGEN; this is translated from the coding sequence ATGGCAAAAGCTGCTTATGAAGTTGTGTCAGACGGGCAGCAGGTAAAGCTGTTTGTGCGGCTAACGCCAAAGGCGTCGCGAAATGGTCTTGGCGGCGTGCAGGAAGATGCCGACGGGCAAAAACGCCTGAAAGCAACGGTGACAACCGTACCGGAAAATGGCAAGGCCAATGACGCGCTGATAAAGCTGATGGCAAAGGCCGCGAAATGGCCTAAATCGGCGATTGTTATTGTCAGTGGTCAGACGGACCGTAACAAGGTGCTGCTGGTATCGGGTGAGGCAACGCAAATTGTTGCGCAAATAAACCAATGGACGGGCGAGAATTGA
- the folD gene encoding bifunctional methylenetetrahydrofolate dehydrogenase/methenyltetrahydrofolate cyclohydrolase FolD → MSNAKIIDGKAFAAKLRGDITTEVAKLKAEHGIVPGLAVVLVGEDPASQVYVRNKGKQTIECGMNSYEHKLPAATTQEDLVALITQLNNDPKVHGILCQLPVPKHIDENAVLAAIDPAKDVDGFHIINAGALATGGDGIAPCTPYGCLMLLKDTLGDLSGKRAVVVGRSNIVGKPMAQLLLKENCTVTIAHSRTRDLPEEVRRADIVIAAVGRPNMIKGDWIGKGATVIDVGINRIEGENGKMKLVGDVDFDSAAEVAGAITPVPGGVGPMTIACLLNNTLIAACRANGVEAPNLGFDS, encoded by the coding sequence ATGAGCAATGCGAAAATCATTGATGGCAAGGCATTTGCCGCCAAATTGCGCGGTGACATCACCACCGAAGTTGCCAAACTGAAGGCCGAACACGGGATCGTGCCCGGTCTTGCCGTGGTTTTGGTGGGCGAAGATCCGGCCAGCCAGGTTTATGTGCGCAACAAGGGCAAGCAGACCATCGAATGCGGCATGAATTCCTATGAACATAAATTGCCCGCCGCCACCACACAGGAAGATCTGGTTGCCCTGATTACGCAGCTTAACAATGATCCCAAGGTGCATGGCATTCTGTGCCAGTTGCCGGTTCCCAAACATATTGATGAAAATGCCGTTCTTGCCGCAATTGACCCGGCCAAGGATGTGGACGGGTTTCACATTATTAATGCTGGTGCGCTGGCAACGGGTGGCGATGGCATTGCGCCCTGTACGCCTTATGGCTGCCTGATGTTGCTGAAGGATACGTTGGGTGATTTGTCGGGCAAGCGGGCGGTGGTTGTGGGCCGGTCCAACATCGTTGGCAAACCGATGGCGCAGTTGTTGCTCAAGGAAAACTGCACCGTGACCATTGCGCATTCGCGCACCCGTGATTTGCCCGAAGAAGTCCGCCGCGCCGATATTGTTATCGCCGCCGTTGGCCGCCCGAATATGATCAAGGGTGACTGGATCGGCAAGGGGGCGACGGTGATTGATGTGGGCATCAATCGCATTGAAGGCGAAAACGGCAAAATGAAACTGGTTGGCGATGTTGACTTTGACAGTGCGGCAGAGGTTGCCGGTGCCATTACCCCGGTTCCCGGCGGTGTCGGCCCGATGACGATTGCCTGCCTGCTCAACAACACCCTGATTGCCGCCTGCCGCGCCAATGGTGTGGAAGCCCCCAATCTGGGTTTTGATAGCTAA
- a CDS encoding winged helix-turn-helix domain-containing protein — translation MPDLSTPKPVAISARQARHLALAGQGFEKPDAGKTVDRRRIMKMIRKTNMLQIDSVNVLSRAHYMPVFSRLGIYDRDLLDQLSWGTSKQRKLFEYWGHEASLIPVEDYPLYRWRMEDALNGQGMWGGIARTAREHPEFVRDILEHLERKGTTAASDLNDEPREGGSQWWGWTKTKTAMEYLFWSGQVMARKRRGSFEREYDLPHRIIGDMAHDPVLPRDVAQRALIARGIVAMGVATLADLRKYFRLPTDDAKARVAEMVENGDLLPASVEGWTQPAFIAPDAKIRRRSSPTALMVPFDPVMWERDRVERIFGFNYRIEIYTPAEKRQYGYYVLPFMLEGDFVARVDLKADRKAKVLRVFSAHAEEGCDNDMVAAALHHHLCQLAVFLDLEDVVVTEMNPFSKRLAAQKPV, via the coding sequence ATGCCTGACCTTAGTACGCCCAAACCTGTTGCAATCTCGGCACGGCAGGCGCGCCACCTTGCCCTGGCCGGGCAGGGGTTTGAAAAGCCCGATGCGGGTAAAACCGTTGATCGCCGCCGGATCATGAAGATGATCCGTAAAACCAATATGCTGCAAATTGACAGTGTGAATGTGTTAAGCCGCGCCCATTACATGCCGGTTTTTTCGCGCCTTGGCATTTATGACCGTGATTTGCTGGATCAGTTAAGTTGGGGTACTTCAAAGCAGCGCAAGCTGTTTGAATATTGGGGCCATGAGGCATCGCTGATCCCGGTGGAGGATTACCCGCTTTATCGCTGGCGGATGGAGGATGCGCTGAACGGGCAGGGCATGTGGGGCGGCATTGCCCGCACCGCGCGCGAACATCCCGAATTTGTTCGCGATATTTTAGAACACCTAGAACGGAAAGGCACGACCGCGGCCAGTGACTTGAATGACGAACCCCGCGAAGGCGGTAGCCAATGGTGGGGCTGGACCAAAACCAAAACGGCGATGGAATATTTGTTTTGGAGTGGTCAGGTCATGGCGCGCAAGCGGCGTGGGTCATTTGAACGGGAATATGACCTGCCGCATCGTATTATTGGCGATATGGCCCATGACCCGGTTCTACCCCGCGATGTGGCCCAGCGTGCCCTGATCGCCAGGGGCATTGTCGCAATGGGGGTTGCTACCCTGGCTGACCTGCGTAAATATTTCCGCCTGCCAACGGATGATGCCAAGGCGCGGGTGGCTGAAATGGTCGAAAACGGGGATTTACTGCCTGCCAGCGTGGAAGGCTGGACGCAGCCAGCCTTTATCGCACCTGATGCCAAAATAAGGCGGCGATCATCGCCCACGGCCCTGATGGTGCCGTTTGACCCGGTGATGTGGGAACGCGACCGGGTGGAGCGCATTTTTGGCTTTAATTACCGCATCGAAATTTATACCCCGGCGGAAAAGCGCCAATATGGCTATTACGTTTTGCCCTTCATGCTGGAGGGTGATTTTGTTGCCCGGGTGGATTTGAAGGCCGATAGGAAGGCAAAGGTTTTGCGGGTGTTTTCGGCCCACGCCGAAGAGGGTTGCGATAACGACATGGTTGCAGCAGCCCTGCATCACCACCTGTGCCAGCTTGCCGTTTTTTTGGATCTGGAAGATGTGGTGGTGACGGAAATGAACCCGTTTTCCAAACGGCTTGCGGCGCAAAAACCGGTTTAA
- a CDS encoding SDR family NAD(P)-dependent oxidoreductase: MYLKMFDLTGRRAYVTGGGRAIGLSCCEALAEAGAHVVIGDISAEVAEEGRDYLKSKGYEASIDLMDVTNPDQVRTSAAKQAEQGGIDILVNNAGIARSETPAETVADEHWRNVIDVNLNGTFWCCREFGKQMLDKKRGAIVNIGSMSGFIVNKPQEQAYYNASKAGVHHLTKSLAAEWGARGVRVNAVAPTYIATPLNEFVKSKPEMYDAWINGTPMARLGETHEIASVVLFLASDAASLMTGSIVLADGGYTCW, encoded by the coding sequence ATGTATCTGAAAATGTTCGATCTGACCGGACGCCGCGCCTATGTCACCGGGGGCGGTCGCGCCATTGGCCTTTCCTGTTGCGAGGCCCTTGCCGAAGCGGGTGCCCATGTGGTGATCGGCGACATCAGCGCCGAAGTCGCCGAAGAAGGCCGCGATTACCTGAAATCGAAGGGTTATGAGGCCAGCATCGATTTGATGGATGTCACCAACCCCGACCAGGTCCGCACCAGTGCCGCCAAGCAGGCAGAACAGGGCGGCATCGACATTCTGGTCAACAATGCCGGTATCGCGCGTTCCGAAACACCGGCCGAAACCGTGGCCGACGAACACTGGCGCAATGTGATCGACGTCAACCTGAATGGCACCTTCTGGTGCTGTCGCGAATTTGGTAAACAGATGCTGGATAAAAAACGCGGCGCCATCGTCAATATCGGTTCCATGTCCGGCTTTATCGTCAATAAGCCGCAGGAACAGGCCTATTACAACGCCTCAAAGGCAGGCGTTCATCATCTGACCAAATCGCTGGCGGCCGAATGGGGCGCACGCGGGGTACGTGTTAACGCGGTTGCGCCAACCTATATCGCAACGCCACTCAACGAATTTGTCAAATCCAAGCCGGAAATGTATGACGCCTGGATCAACGGCACCCCGATGGCGCGCCTGGGCGAAACCCATGAAATAGCTTCCGTCGTTTTGTTTCTGGCATCCGACGCGGCAAGCCTGATGACCGGTTCCATTGTTTTGGCGGATGGGGGCTATACCTGCTGGTAA
- a CDS encoding ABC transporter ATP-binding protein produces the protein MGAIRLENVRKTFGNIDVIPGVNLEINDGEFVVFVGPSGCGKSTLLRLIAGLEDVTSGKIMINDVDMADASPAKRGLSMVFQSYALYPHMTVYNNIAFGLKMAGESKAVIEEKVRNAAKILNLTDYLDRRPGALSGGQRQRVAIGRAIVRNPAAFLFDEPLSNLDAALRVNMRLEITGLHQELKTTMIYVTHDQVEAMTMADKIVVLQAGRVEQVGKPMDLYTNPANKFVAGFIGSPKMNFIEGAYAKAHDCHCVGIRPEHFAISQDSGDIAATVKIAEHLGAETYLHVNADNIGPMTIRATGEVPLGEHDRIWLTPDADRIHRFDANDKAISR, from the coding sequence ATGGGTGCAATCCGACTGGAAAATGTCCGAAAGACGTTCGGAAATATCGACGTCATTCCCGGTGTCAACCTTGAAATCAATGATGGCGAGTTTGTCGTGTTTGTCGGCCCGTCGGGCTGTGGCAAATCCACCCTGCTGCGCCTGATTGCCGGGCTGGAAGATGTCACCAGCGGCAAAATCATGATCAATGATGTCGATATGGCCGATGCCTCGCCGGCCAAACGCGGGCTGTCGATGGTATTTCAGTCCTATGCGCTTTATCCGCATATGACGGTTTATAACAACATCGCCTTTGGCCTGAAAATGGCGGGTGAATCCAAGGCCGTGATCGAGGAAAAAGTCCGCAACGCGGCCAAAATCCTCAATCTGACCGACTATCTGGATCGTCGCCCCGGCGCACTTTCCGGTGGGCAACGCCAGCGCGTTGCCATTGGCCGTGCCATTGTGCGCAACCCGGCAGCCTTCCTGTTTGACGAACCCCTTTCCAACCTGGATGCCGCCTTGCGCGTCAATATGCGCCTGGAAATTACCGGCCTGCACCAGGAACTGAAAACCACCATGATTTACGTCACCCACGACCAGGTGGAGGCCATGACCATGGCCGACAAAATCGTGGTGTTACAGGCCGGCCGGGTCGAACAGGTTGGCAAGCCGATGGATCTTTATACCAACCCGGCCAACAAATTTGTCGCCGGTTTCATCGGCTCGCCAAAGATGAACTTCATCGAAGGCGCGTATGCCAAGGCACATGACTGCCATTGTGTCGGCATTCGGCCCGAACATTTTGCCATCAGCCAGGACTCCGGCGACATCGCGGCAACCGTAAAAATTGCCGAGCATCTGGGGGCCGAAACCTATTTGCATGTCAATGCCGACAATATTGGCCCAATGACAATCCGGGCTACCGGCGAAGTGCCGCTTGGCGAACATGACCGCATCTGGCTGACACCGGATGCTGACCGCATTCATCGCTTTGACGCCAACGATAAAGCCATTTCCCGCTAA
- a CDS encoding carbohydrate ABC transporter permease, which translates to MENNFKSPIGKIAYSVFAWIVGLAIFFPILWMALTSFKSEIDAVNMPPLFFDFNWTLENYTGILEQSNYFKFAMNSIILSFGSTIIGLVFAVTCAWAMAFNPTKRTKDTLLWMLSTKMMPPVGVLVPIYLVFRDWGLLDSRFGLIMVLFLMNLPIMVWMLYTYFKEIPKDILEAARMDGATLPKEIFFVLLPMAVPGIASTMLLNIILAWNEAFWTLNLTTSDAAPLTAFIASYSSPEGLFWAKLSAASTLAVAPILVVGWFSQKQLVRGLTFGAVK; encoded by the coding sequence ATGGAAAACAATTTCAAATCACCCATTGGGAAAATTGCCTATTCTGTCTTTGCCTGGATTGTTGGCCTGGCCATTTTCTTCCCCATCCTGTGGATGGCGCTGACCAGTTTCAAATCCGAAATTGATGCGGTCAATATGCCGCCGCTGTTTTTCGATTTTAACTGGACGCTGGAAAACTATACCGGGATTCTCGAACAGTCGAACTACTTCAAGTTCGCCATGAATTCGATCATCCTGTCCTTTGGTTCCACAATTATAGGGCTGGTTTTTGCCGTTACCTGCGCCTGGGCAATGGCCTTTAACCCGACCAAACGCACCAAGGATACCCTGCTTTGGATGCTCTCGACCAAAATGATGCCGCCGGTCGGCGTGCTGGTGCCCATCTATCTGGTCTTTCGCGACTGGGGCCTGCTTGACAGCCGCTTTGGCCTGATCATGGTTCTGTTTTTGATGAACCTGCCGATCATGGTCTGGATGCTTTACACCTATTTCAAGGAAATCCCCAAAGACATCCTTGAAGCCGCCCGAATGGATGGCGCGACCCTGCCCAAGGAAATTTTCTTTGTGCTGTTGCCCATGGCGGTTCCCGGTATCGCATCGACCATGCTGCTCAACATCATTCTGGCCTGGAACGAAGCCTTCTGGACCCTGAACCTGACAACCTCTGATGCCGCCCCGCTGACCGCTTTTATTGCATCCTATTCCAGCCCCGAAGGGCTGTTCTGGGCCAAATTGTCGGCAGCATCGACCCTTGCGGTTGCGCCCATCCTGGTCGTTGGCTGGTTCTCGCAAAAACAGCTTGTTCGCGGTTTGACCTTTGGCGCGGTGAAATAA
- a CDS encoding carbohydrate ABC transporter permease — protein MSTRASTLAGRIMSAPSIIALFLWMIVPLGMTIYFSFLRYNLLSPGMEEWIGFVNYKFFLTDHAFFASLANTLILVGSVLVITVIGGILIGLMLDQAIFGRGILRILVISPFFIMPTVNALVWKNLLMNPVSGFFAWISMSLGLEPIDWFTKAPLTAIIIMVAWQWLPFATLILLTALQSLDRDQKEAAQMDGAGPIAIFFYITLPHLSRAITVVILIETIFLLTVFAEIFVTTGGGPGLATTNIAFLVYTQALLQYDVGGASAGGIVAVILANIVAIFLVRLIGKNLDA, from the coding sequence ATGTCGACACGGGCTTCGACCCTGGCAGGGCGCATTATGTCCGCGCCGTCGATCATCGCCTTGTTTTTGTGGATGATCGTGCCTTTGGGCATGACAATTTACTTCTCATTCCTTCGCTACAACCTGCTGTCACCGGGTATGGAGGAATGGATCGGCTTTGTGAATTACAAATTCTTCCTGACCGATCATGCCTTTTTTGCCTCCCTTGCCAATACGCTGATCCTGGTTGGCTCTGTCCTTGTCATTACCGTGATCGGCGGCATTCTGATCGGCCTGATGCTCGATCAGGCGATTTTTGGCCGTGGCATTTTGCGTATTCTGGTGATTTCACCGTTTTTCATCATGCCCACGGTCAATGCGCTGGTTTGGAAAAACCTGTTGATGAACCCGGTCTCCGGCTTTTTTGCCTGGATATCGATGTCCTTGGGCCTGGAACCGATTGACTGGTTCACCAAAGCCCCGCTGACCGCCATCATCATTATGGTGGCCTGGCAATGGCTTCCATTTGCAACTCTGATTTTGCTGACCGCCCTGCAATCGCTGGACCGCGACCAAAAAGAAGCCGCCCAGATGGACGGCGCCGGACCGATTGCGATTTTCTTTTATATCACCCTACCGCATCTCAGCCGGGCTATTACGGTTGTCATTCTGATCGAAACGATCTTTCTGCTCACCGTCTTTGCCGAAATCTTTGTCACCACGGGCGGCGGCCCCGGCCTTGCAACCACAAATATCGCCTTTCTCGTCTATACCCAGGCCCTGCTGCAATACGATGTGGGTGGTGCCTCGGCAGGCGGTATCGTTGCGGTCATTTTGGCCAATATTGTCGCGATCTTTCTGGTTCGCCTCATTGGCAAAAACCTGGACGCGTAG
- a CDS encoding sugar ABC transporter substrate-binding protein translates to MKHIMGAAFCALLASGVAFGANAETKLTIATVNNGDMIRMQKLTDDFTSKNPDISLEWVTLEENTLRQRVTTDIATKGGQYDILTIGTYEAPIWAKKGWLAPLDNLGADYDVNDIMPAIRSALSNDGKLYAAPFYAESSMMMYRKDLFEKAGIEINGRLTWDQTLDIAKKLHDPANGVYGICLRGKAGWGENMALITTMGNAYGARLFNEEWKPEFNGQEWKDALSMYVDILGNYGPPGATSNGFNENLSLFNAGKCGMWIDATVAASFVTNPKESKVADKVGFTEAPCAVTCTGANWLWAWNLAIPSSSKNTEAAEKFIAWATSKSYLELVASKDGWANVPPGTRMSLYQNQKYLDAAPFAIKTLAAIDSADPINSTLKPKPYVGVQFAAIPEFQGIGTVVGQQFSAALAGQISVDQALQNAQQSTDRTMQKAGYY, encoded by the coding sequence ATGAAACACATCATGGGAGCAGCGTTTTGCGCGCTGTTGGCCAGTGGCGTCGCTTTTGGGGCCAACGCCGAAACCAAGCTGACCATCGCCACAGTGAATAACGGTGACATGATCCGCATGCAGAAGCTGACGGATGATTTCACCAGCAAAAACCCCGACATCTCGCTGGAATGGGTAACACTGGAAGAAAATACCCTGCGCCAGCGTGTCACCACCGACATCGCCACCAAGGGCGGCCAGTATGACATCTTGACGATTGGCACCTATGAAGCACCGATCTGGGCGAAAAAGGGCTGGCTTGCGCCGCTGGATAATCTGGGCGCCGATTATGACGTTAACGACATCATGCCTGCGATCCGTTCCGCACTGAGCAATGATGGCAAGCTTTATGCCGCACCGTTCTATGCCGAAAGCTCGATGATGATGTATCGCAAGGATCTGTTCGAGAAAGCGGGCATCGAAATCAATGGCCGTCTGACCTGGGACCAGACCCTTGATATTGCCAAAAAGCTGCATGATCCAGCCAATGGCGTTTATGGCATCTGCCTGCGCGGCAAGGCAGGCTGGGGCGAAAATATGGCGCTGATCACGACAATGGGCAATGCCTATGGCGCACGCCTGTTTAACGAGGAATGGAAACCGGAATTTAACGGACAGGAATGGAAAGACGCCCTGTCGATGTATGTCGACATTCTCGGCAATTATGGCCCTCCGGGTGCAACGTCAAACGGCTTTAACGAAAACCTGTCGCTGTTTAACGCCGGCAAATGCGGTATGTGGATTGATGCCACGGTTGCCGCCTCCTTTGTGACCAACCCCAAAGAATCCAAAGTGGCGGACAAGGTTGGCTTCACCGAAGCCCCCTGTGCTGTCACCTGCACCGGTGCCAACTGGTTGTGGGCTTGGAACCTGGCAATACCGTCATCCTCCAAAAATACCGAAGCAGCGGAAAAATTCATCGCCTGGGCAACCTCGAAATCCTATCTCGAACTGGTTGCCAGCAAAGATGGCTGGGCAAATGTCCCGCCGGGTACCCGCATGTCGCTGTATCAAAACCAGAAATATCTTGATGCCGCACCGTTTGCCATCAAGACCCTGGCGGCCATCGACAGTGCTGATCCGATCAACTCAACGCTGAAACCGAAACCCTATGTCGGCGTTCAGTTCGCCGCCATCCCGGAATTCCAGGGCATCGGCACCGTTGTAGGTCAGCAGTTCTCGGCTGCACTTGCCGGTCAGATCAGTGTCGATCAGGCCCTGCAAAATGCGCAGCAATCCACCGATCGGACCATGCAAAAAGCCGGATATTACTGA
- a CDS encoding sugar-binding transcriptional regulator — protein MVKRTRKEAARLDEAARAGWLYYCAGNTQDEIATKLGVSRPTAQRLVSAAVSEGLVKVRLDHPIANCMELAARLCAQFKLEHCEVVPTDPAAPDAMFGIAQAAANLLERVLQSPEPKIIALGTGRAMRGMVNEVQRIDARHHKIVSLVGTIATDGAASFYDAVTELADLTRAPHYPLSIPVIVPNAEQRKPMQEQAPMDNILYLAAHADVRFVGIGQMGDDAPLLVDGFITPAELRSLQEHGGIGELISWTFDKNGQILDHDVNNRVTSAPLQCPAQNTIAVAKGAKKVAAIRGAMAGNLITSLVTDEATAKALLP, from the coding sequence ATGGTAAAACGGACCCGCAAAGAAGCCGCAAGACTGGATGAAGCCGCCCGTGCCGGCTGGCTGTATTATTGCGCTGGCAATACCCAGGATGAAATTGCCACCAAACTGGGCGTTTCGCGCCCGACGGCACAACGCCTGGTATCGGCTGCAGTCAGCGAGGGGCTGGTCAAGGTCCGCCTGGATCATCCAATTGCCAATTGCATGGAGCTGGCAGCCCGTCTTTGCGCGCAGTTTAAGCTGGAGCATTGCGAGGTTGTGCCGACAGACCCCGCAGCCCCCGATGCCATGTTCGGCATTGCCCAGGCGGCTGCCAACCTGCTGGAGCGGGTTTTACAATCCCCTGAACCCAAAATTATCGCCCTGGGAACCGGGCGCGCCATGCGCGGCATGGTCAATGAAGTCCAGCGTATTGATGCCCGCCATCATAAAATCGTGTCCCTCGTTGGCACCATCGCAACAGATGGTGCGGCTAGTTTTTATGATGCCGTCACCGAACTGGCCGATTTAACCCGTGCACCGCATTATCCATTATCCATTCCGGTGATTGTCCCCAATGCCGAACAGCGCAAACCGATGCAGGAACAGGCCCCAATGGACAATATCCTGTATCTTGCCGCCCACGCCGATGTGCGATTTGTCGGCATTGGACAAATGGGCGATGACGCCCCGCTTCTGGTGGATGGCTTTATTACCCCTGCCGAGCTTAGAAGCCTGCAGGAACACGGGGGGATTGGCGAGCTGATCAGTTGGACCTTTGATAAGAACGGTCAAATTCTGGATCATGATGTCAATAACCGCGTCACCAGTGCGCCGCTGCAATGCCCGGCGCAAAATACCATCGCCGTCGCCAAAGGGGCTAAAAAGGTCGCCGCGATTCGCGGTGCGATGGCAGGAAACCTGATTACATCGCTGGTTACAGACGAAGCCACGGCAAAAGCTTTATTACCCTAA
- a CDS encoding aspartate-semialdehyde dehydrogenase: MGYKIAVVGATGNVGREMLNTLAERKFPAEEVFALASSRSIGRTVSYGDDDLTVQDAARFDFSQVDIALFSAGGSTAKTLAPKAAEAGCVVIDNSSYWRMEPGVPLVVPEVNGDALAGYAKKNIIANPNCSTIQMVMALKPLHDLQPIKRVVVSTYQSVSGAGRAAMDELFNQTRGIYVNDPPLKEQFTKQIAFNVIPHIDEFMDDGATREEWKMTAETRKILDPDVAVHATCVRVPVFVGHGEAVNIEFEMPVTVEEARKALKAFPGISVIDYRQDEGYVTPQEVAGEDSVFISRIRKDPSIPNALSLWCVSDNLRKGAALNAVQIAELLVSDYLPKK, encoded by the coding sequence ATGGGTTATAAAATCGCCGTTGTTGGCGCAACTGGCAATGTCGGCCGCGAAATGCTCAACACCCTGGCAGAACGCAAGTTTCCTGCCGAGGAAGTCTTTGCCTTGGCATCGTCCCGTTCGATCGGACGCACCGTTTCTTATGGTGATGACGACCTGACCGTTCAGGACGCCGCCCGCTTTGATTTTTCCCAGGTGGACATTGCCCTGTTTTCGGCTGGCGGCAGCACGGCAAAAACCCTGGCCCCCAAGGCCGCCGAAGCAGGTTGTGTTGTGATTGACAATTCCAGCTATTGGCGCATGGAACCGGGCGTTCCGCTGGTGGTGCCCGAGGTCAATGGCGATGCCCTTGCCGGATATGCCAAGAAAAACATCATCGCCAACCCGAATTGCTCGACCATTCAAATGGTCATGGCGTTAAAACCACTTCATGACCTGCAGCCGATCAAGCGCGTGGTGGTATCGACCTATCAGTCGGTTTCGGGGGCTGGTCGGGCCGCAATGGACGAACTGTTTAACCAAACACGCGGCATTTACGTGAATGACCCGCCCCTTAAGGAACAGTTCACCAAGCAAATCGCCTTTAACGTCATCCCGCATATTGATGAATTCATGGATGATGGCGCGACCCGCGAAGAATGGAAAATGACCGCCGAAACCCGCAAAATACTGGACCCGGATGTGGCAGTTCATGCCACCTGTGTTCGGGTGCCGGTTTTCGTGGGCCACGGTGAAGCCGTGAATATCGAATTTGAAATGCCCGTCACCGTCGAGGAAGCACGCAAGGCGCTTAAGGCCTTCCCGGGTATTTCCGTGATCGATTACCGCCAGGATGAAGGCTATGTCACCCCGCAGGAAGTGGCCGGGGAAGACAGCGTGTTCATTTCGCGCATCCGCAAGGACCCCAGCATTCCCAATGCCCTGTCGCTTTGGTGTGTCAGCGATAATTTGCGCAAAGGGGCCGCCCTTAACGCTGTTCAGATCGCCGAATTGCTGGTTTCGGATTATCTGCCGAAAAAATAA